TACCAAACGGATAATACACAACTCATAGTAGCAGCTCGCTCACCAGCCCGTCACCAGGGACACATCTTTAATGGTGTCACGTATAAAGAGGTAAACAACAGGACTTCTCGCTCTCTACGGTAAATCAAGTAGGTTATGTTGAGCGTAAAGTTTCTCTGTTACTTGGTAGACCTCAGAGATGAGAGGCAGGGCTTCTCCCAGCATGGCCACCACCTGCTCTGAGGGGCCCACATTCATCACCTCGAAGAAAGCAGGGCGCCCGGGGAGCACGCAGAACGCCACGCCCGCAGCCTTGCGGACCACCCAGGGGTGGTACTGGGAGAGGGACTCGTTGTAGGCCTCTCCGCACATGACGGAGGTCTTGCCGTCCTCGCTGCTGGTGCGGAGGCGCTCCAGGAAAAGTTCCAGCCACCTCAGCGCGCGGTGGAGCCTCAGCAGGGTGCGGCAGCCGGACTCCTGGTGGATGCCTCTCTTGGTCAGGTCCACCAGATCCTTCTCCAGCTCGTACTTCACCATCGACTGGATGGTGACGTACTGAGACCCGTTCTCGCCGTTCAGGTGGCCGACCAGGATGAGGATCTTGCTGGAAGCATCCTTGGAAATGAAACCAAAGATGCTGCCTAAGCAGTTCAGGAACCTGGAAGagtgattacacaaaaacagactgTTAACAACTCGGACATTTAGCTACGCATAAGTATTATATCAACATGTATTGAATGTTTTTATAGTGATAATTAGTGATATTGTTCTATGGATCAGCCATAGTTGAAGGTTGGGGATGAGGTTTTGCTTGGAAATCAATGCAAAGTTCTAACaatgataaacacacaaactttatgattttatattttgtagtaAATCATTTGCACTCTTTGATTTCAAATGACATTGTACTGATTTGCTTGTTTTCATTTGGCCTCTTTGTGGCGGCTGTTTTAAAACGTGCTCtataattaaagttattattatgattattattattttttagcCCAACTTGTGTGTGTAGGGCTGGATATCACCAATTATTTCCCAAATAGATTCGAACCTGATTCACAAGGTTTCGCTTTCTGATTCAATTCGATACTGATTCAGTTTGGGATACTTCAATTTACAACAACAGTTCACGATAACAAAGGTTGTTGGACGATATATTGTCCTGGAGATATTGCGATAAATGATTTTACCGTCATCGTTTCGAAACCATTTCTTACCACTGATGATAGTAacgatgatgataatgatgatataatcaaataataatgCAGCTTCGCTCTTTCAGAGAGCAATTGACTTTTAAATCTTCAGAATATTCAGTCCGACTTTggaattagaataaaaaaaatattaaaatatcctaaacaaataaaacattcaataaaataaaaccacaaataaccagaacaatgaataaaatggactctctgGGGTGAAGATGAAGCCAAGCAGCCCAGTGAACAGGATTTAATGGGAGAATAAAGCACTTACTTGATGAGCCCTCGCCAGCCGTCCACGTAGTGCTGGAGATCCACGTCTTTACTGTCAGTCAGACACAGTTTGAAGGTGTCGAGAATCTCCTGGAAGCTGAACTTCTGCTCCTCACACGAACCGGCCATGTTTTCCTACCAGGAAGTGCAGGTCGAGCAGGAAACCGGGGAAGGAACGAGGAGTGACGGACGCTGACAGACTTCCGGTGTCAACGCGCACACGCCCCCGGATGTTTACAGCCGGAGACGGAAACACTTCACCtgagaagaagacgaagaactGAGAGGAACCCAGAGGAACCCAGAGGACATTTCTGTGCAGCGATGATCCACctgctactgcgcagactcccGCCGGGAACACACCGGAAGTCTACGCACGGtaccttcagaataaaagcggAGGAGGGGGGACTGTGCAGCATGTTGGGAGAGAAATCTGAAGAAAATGGAGGCACAACTtttgcaaaaacaaattaacactTAAATGGTGTAAACGTATTAAAAACATCTATTTTTGCATGTGGGTTGTTGCACAAAACTTCCACTTGTGTatttgtcaaatgcacaactttgtatagattctatctatctatctatctatctatctatctatccctctctctctctctatctatctatctatctatctatctatctatccctctatctatctatccctctctctatctatccctctctctctctatctatttatctatccctctatctatctatccctctctcatctatctatctatctatctatctatcctctatctatctatctatctatctatccctctctatctatctatctatctatctatctatctatccctctctctctctctctctctctctctctctctctctctctctctctctctatctatccctctctctatctatctaaaaACATTTGGATCCATTGACTGTTCTCTTAAGACTGGTTTTACTGTGAAGGTGCTCACCGGAAGTCTTGATGGCGGGTAACTTGACAGCCCTAACGCGTCACATGTCCACATCAAATCAGACAATAAACATCTTTGCACATGGAGGCTCATTAACAGGAAACAAGCGGAGTCGTGTGATTTAACTGCAGCTGTGGAAACATCtgggtgaaggagaaggaggaaacatgcCGGAAATAAAAGTAACTCCACTTGGTGAGTGACGCTACAGAGGCGAGTTAGCACAGCTAGCATCTGCTAAGCTAGTTGTGCTAACATACTTTACCTCAGCTAGagaactttgtgtgtgtgtgtgtgtgtgtgtgtgtgtgtgtgtgtgtgtgtgtgtgtgtgtgtgtgtgtgtgtgtgtgtgtgtgtgtgtgtgtgtgtgtgtgtgtgtgtgtgtgtggagagagagagagagagagagagagagagagagagagagtgtgtaagagagtgagtgagtgtttgagtgtgtgcgtatgtgtgtgtgttttagtgtgttgtcagtttcctcacagctcctctctctctcctctctctcttctctctctctctcgctctctctctctccctctctctccaagGTGCTGGACAGGATGTTGGTCGCAGCTGCATCCTCGTGTCCATCGGGGGTAAAAACATCATGTTGGACTGTGGGATGCACATGGGATACAACGATGATGTGAGTGAAGCAGCTCATCACACAGATTAACACTGAACAGACGAAACTGCACGtcaacagtttgttttgggGCCGATGACGATATATACACCAATATGCATATTTTAAATTGGTCAATCAGTAAATCGGTCCACCTCTTGCATTATCTCAATTATTCAAAGTCTGTATTGTCGTTCCAGAGACGTTTTCCAGACTTTTCCTACATAACCCAGAATGGACGTCTGACAGAGTTCCTGGACTGTGTGATCATCAGGTTTGTTCTCAaatcagcttttttattttaaatgtatttcaaagtAAATCGAACAATCCTGTGTTTTAACTCGGCTCCAACCTGTTCGCCTCGCAGCCATTTCCACCTGGACCACTGTGGCGCTCTGCCCTTCATGAGCGAGATGGTGGGCTACGATGGCCCCATCTACATGACCCACCCCACCAAGGCCATCTGTCCCATTCTGCTAGAAGACTTCCGCAAGATCACAGTGGACAAAAAGGGAGAAACCAACTTCTTCACCTCGCAGATGATCAAAGACTGCATGAAGAAGGTGGTGCCGTTGAACCTGCATCAGACTGTCCAGGTGCGTAGAGCCCGACGTGcgctcgctctctgtctgttaATCATTCCTGCACCAGCTGCTCGTCTCTTTTGATGGCAAACCGCGCTGTTTCTGTTGTGCTGCTGGCAGGTGGATGACGAGCTGGAGATCAAGGCGTACTATGCAGGCCACGTCCTGGGAGCTGCCATGGTGCAGATCAAAGTGGGATCAGAGTCTGTCGTCTACACTGTGAGTGTCAACAAGTCTGCTCTGTGTTCAGGCTCAGTTATTCTGCCTTTTTATTATGCAACCGTCACTGTCCACCTATGCATCCTTTAAGTTATTAGGAAATCCATCCACCAGAGGGCAGTAAGGTTGTGATAATACACCAGTGAAGAAACCCTGTGCTCAGGCAAAGTCTGTAGTATCTAACTCAATCCTAACTCTGTTCTGCCTTTATCGAAACGTCTTCGTCATGTCTTATGGTTGTCTTGGACTATCGATTTCCAGTGGTACTGTTCTGTTTGTGTACGGACAGAAGCCGTCTCTGTATATGAATCACATTTTTGGCCTAAACGATCCTTTTAACGTCAGAGAACTCCACAACAACACGCTTAGAAGaatgtcttttccttttcaggGAGACTATAACATGACGCCCGACAGGCATTTAGGGTAAGTGGTCTTTACTGTATCCATCGATTTCCTGCTGGGGGTAAATTCTTGTGACGTTACAGTCTTTTCATCCTTGTGTTGTATGTTTTCAGTGCTGCGTGGATCGATAAGTGCCGTCCAGACATCCTCATCTCCGAGTCTACGTACGCCACCACCATCCGAGACTCCAAGAGGTGCAGGGAGAGGGACTTCCTGAAGAAAGTGCATGAATCCatagaaagaggaggaaaggtaGAATTCAGTCAGTTGAATATTGTATTTTGGGGATTGTGGTTTTTGATTTACCTTGaagtaattaaatatttttttattttattattatcttttcaGGTCCTTATCCCTGTTTTTGCTCTTGGAAGAGCTCAGGAACTCTGTATCCTGCTGGAAACATTTTGGTAAGGGGTCGTTCCCAGAGACAAAATTCCCAGAAGCTcttaatgtttgatattttcaaTGTAGGTTTGTGAACGTGAACAAGTTCCAACTAAATAAAAGGTCATTTCACGCATGAGGGACTGTAAATAGGAAGCACAAAAGCCTTTTTTGTAGATAATaaaaaagctgctgctgataatGTGTGAACTTCTCCATTGGACAGACTGTTTAATTACCTCCTCCTCACCAAACAGGGAGAGAATGAACCTCAAGGCCCCGATCTACTTCTCCACTGGGCTGACGGAGAAAGCCAATCACTACTACAAGCTCTTCATAACGTGGACCAACCAGAAGATTCGAAAAACCTTCGTACAGAGGAACATGTTTGAGTTCAAGCACATCAAGGCCTTCGATCGCTCCTACGCTGATAATCCTGGACCGATGGTAAAAGTTACTttatgtgccccccccccccaaaaaaagtgtGAAAGTAAAGCTGCAGTGAGCTACAACGATTCGTGCCCTTTCAGGTGGTGTTCGCCACTCCGGGTATGCTGCACGCTGGCCAATCTCTGCAGATCTTCAAGAAATGGGCGGCAATGAGAAGAACATGGTGAGACTCACAGGGAAATCTAaggtgcttttaaaaaataacaatactTGATA
The sequence above is drawn from the Hippoglossus hippoglossus isolate fHipHip1 chromosome 7, fHipHip1.pri, whole genome shotgun sequence genome and encodes:
- the cptp gene encoding ceramide-1-phosphate transfer protein, coding for MAGSCEEQKFSFQEILDTFKLCLTDSKDVDLQHYVDGWRGLIKFLNCLGSIFGFISKDASSKILILVGHLNGENGSQYVTIQSMVKYELEKDLVDLTKRGIHQESGCRTLLRLHRALRWLELFLERLRTSSEDGKTSVMCGEAYNESLSQYHPWVVRKAAGVAFCVLPGRPAFFEVMNVGPSEQVVAMLGEALPLISEVYQVTEKLYAQHNLLDLP
- the ints11 gene encoding LOW QUALITY PROTEIN: integrator complex subunit 11 (The sequence of the model RefSeq protein was modified relative to this genomic sequence to represent the inferred CDS: inserted 1 base in 1 codon); the encoded protein is MPEIKVTPLGAGQDVGRSCILVSIGGKNIMLDCGMHMGYNDDRRFPDFSYITQNGRLTEFLDCVIISHFHLDHCGALPFMSEMVGYDGPIYMTHPTKAICPILLEDFRKITVDKKGETNFFTSQMIKDCMKKVVPLNLHQTVQVDDELEIKAYYAGHVLGAAMVQIKVGSESVVYTGDYNMTPDRHLGAAWIDKCRPDILISESTYATTIRDSKRCRERDFLKKVHESIERGGKVLIPVFALGRAQELCILLETFWERMNLKAPIYFSTGLTEKANHYYKLFITWTNQKIRKTFVQRNMFEFKHIKAFDRSYADNPGPMVVFATPGMLHAGQSLQIFKKWXGNEKNMVIMPGYCVQGTIGHKILNGQRKLEMEGRSTLDVKLQVEYMSFSAHADAKGIMQLIRMAEPRNVLLVHGEAAKMGFLKGKIEQEFSIDCYMPANGETVTVTTNPSVPVDISLNLLKREMALGGPLPDPKKPRTMHGTLIMKENSLKLVSSEQALKELGLNEHQLRFTCRVQLQDPHSDPDTLHRIYTHLKSVLKGYTIQHLPDGTVMVESIVIKVSSSAEDTNTKVLLLSWSYQDEELGSFLSTLLKKGLPAGIC